Genomic DNA from Pseudomonas fluorescens:
CAGCAATGGCTGTCTTGACGGATTCGTCGCTGGTGACATCCATGTCTACGACATGGATGAGGTTGCTATGCGCTTCCAGCGCGGTCTTGACTGCGGCGTTCTTGCCTTCTGTGCCACGCATGGTGGCGAACACTTGGTAGCCCTTGTCTGCAAAGTCTTTCACTGCTTTTAGGCCAAATCCACTGCTGCTACCGGTGATGATGACGCTTTTTTTGGCTTCGCTCATTTTTCTTTCCCGCTGGGTTGTCTATTAAGTACCATTCGGTACAAAATAGGGGGGAGGGGTGCCGTGTGTCAAGTTAAAATACCAGGTGGTACAAAATGAGCTTAAATCCGACAAAGCCTTCAAGGGGACGACCTAAGACCCTGGACCGTGATCACGTTTTGGATGTGGCAATGGAAGCCTATTGGAAAGAGGGCGTACGCAGCTTATCCCTTAATGAAATTTGCAGAAGGTGCGATATATCGAAGCCAGGTCTTTATCGTGAATTTTGGAATGAAGATGGCTTGATGAAAGCCGTTATTCTTAAATATCAGGAACAGGAGCTGGATTCTGTGCTGGAGATGTTAAAGGCAGAAAAGCCGTTTCGAGAGATGCTTGACAGCCTGGTGTCATTCGCCACCTCAGTGAGTGACAGTCAAGGGATACCAAAGGGATGTCTTTTGATAAAGATGCGCGAATCACGCATGCACCTGGGTGAGGCAACACGAGCACAAATCGATTTCATTCAAGAGCAAGCATTAACGGCTTACAGGAAATGGGTGGAGCGTGCAAAAGCCAAATGTGAATTCTCTGCAGACATGTCATCAGAGTTTGCATCTATCTATATTGATGCGCAATTAAGTAATGCTGCGTCACAGATATCTCGTGGCGAGGATCCGCAGATTGTAAAGAAGATGCTGTTAGTCGCTTTTTCTGTGTTCTGATGAGCATGCCTCTCAGCCCAGTGTTTCTGTAGAAGCAGATACTCGTTCGTCTGGGGTAAAAAAGGGGCTTGTCTGAATACTGCCTGGTAGAGCAAGTCACGCTTCTCAAACTGAAAAATGAGAGACCCAACCGGAGCGATGTTATCGCTTCAAGCGACTCAAAAACTTATCCAGCAGCCGCCATTGAAGGTCCTCAAGGAATTCACAGCCATTATGAACAACGCTAAACACCTGACTCAAGTGGCTCCGCCTCCTGACACGGATTTCCATCGCGGTAATGGCTTTAATACGAAGTTCGTTGCTTCCAGATGCTTGGTACTTGCGGTGTCGCTTGGCGGGTTGTCGACTATAGCTTCCGCAGCGTCTCAATCCCCGTCGTGTGAAACACCACCAGGCGGGATAATGTTCATTACTCAAGATTGCATCGATCCGCAGTTCGACCGCCCGGTAATCGATAGCCAGGAAGATTTGAAAAGCCCTGTTCTGACGCATCGCGTTTCTGGGCACTTCGAAGGCACCGATGTAAAGTTCAGCTTTTTCTTCCCGCCGAAAGCCCAATGGAAAGGGCGTTTCTTCCACAAGGTTTATCCCTTGGGAGACGGTAGCGTTCCGGACCGGGTAATCAAATTTGGTGCCGAAAGTGGTGCGTATACCGTGGATACTGTTTCGCCCTCTGGCTATCGAGCCAACGCTGCAGCTGCGAAATTCTCGAAGATGGTTGCCGGGGAATACTATGGATTTTCCGCTTCTCAGATCCACGGTTATATCTATGGTGGCAGCGGTGGGTCTTATCTGACCATCGCGGCGGCTGAGAACTCGTCGGGGGTATGGGATGGTGCCGTCCCATTCGTCATTGGCGTCCCAACATCGATTCCAACCAATTTTTTTGTACGTGCTTTCGCACGTCTTGTACTCGAAGATAAGGCGTCACACATTGCCGACGCTATGCGACCGGGAGGTAGCGGCAATCCTTTTGCAACGCTTGACGCCACGCAGGCCTCCGTTTTTGCGGAGGTCACAGCAATGGGTGTGCCCTTGCGCGGTTGGGATAATTACGCGTACATCCTGGGTCTCAAAGACCCGCAAGGTTTACTGGGGTTTGCCAGTTCGGTCAAAGGCATTGATCCCGGTTATGCAGATGACTTCTGGAATAAACCTGGCTACCTAGGTACCGAGCAATCCACTCTGGGCAATCTTGTACGAAGGGCGAAAGTTGATCGCGTAGTGTCGGTTCAAAGGATAGATCGTGACTCAGCTGGTAAGCCACTAAGCTTGCACGTGGCCGGGCTGTCGAACCTCAAGAACAGCTCTTGGTTGGACTTTACCCTCGAAGGAGCAGAAGGGGGTAATCGAAAATTGCTTGGGTCGTTAGATGCCGAGCACGGAGTTATTACGCTGTCCGCGCAAAATCAAGCCGATATGCTCAACGCTCTGAGAAATGGAACCCAGGTTCGTGTCGATAATCGCTGGGCAATTGCGTTGACGTCCTACCATCGGCATCAGGTACCGGTTTCTGGTGGATTTGCTGTTTGGGATCAATTTCGCAATGCAGACGGTTCTCCACGCTACCCGCAACGCCCCCAAGAGGTAGGCTCAATAATCAGCACAGGTGTCAGCGGAGGCGGTAGCTTCACCGGCAAGATAAACGGCAAGATGATAATTATAGCCAACGCACTTGATGTCGATGCCTACCCTTGGGATGCCGACTGGTATGGCCAGCGATTGAAGACAGGAGAGGGGGATCAGTACGACGCGAAGGTGCGGACCTGGTTAAACGATAATGCAGACCATTTGGATGGCAGCGTTGTTGCCTCGGGCGCGGCTGACAATCAGTTTGTAAGACTCATCGATTACAACGGCATCCTCGAACAAGCCGTCAGGGACGTAAGTGCCTGGGTGGAAAATGGTATAGCGCCGCCTCGCTCCACTCAGTATGCGCTCAATAATGGCCAGGTCTCATTACCCCCAGACGCATCAGCAAGGCAGGGTATCCAGCCTGTTGTGAAACTCACGTCCAGGAGCGGTGAGAGAATCATTGCCAAAGTCGGGGAGCCCGTCACGCTGCTTGGTGACATTACCGTCCCGCCCTCTGCCGGCAAAATTGTGAAAACAGAATGGAGCCAGACGGGGAGCGATGACTTTCTAGACGCTCCACTTCCTCATCAGCCGTCAGAAGCGCTCGCCACACATAAAACATTCGTCTATTCGAAACCCGGCACCTACTACCCCGTGCTCCGTGTGATATCCCAGCGTGAGGGTGACGCCAAGACGGACTTTGCGCGGGTCGCTAACTTGGCAAGAGTACGCGTCATAGTGAACTAGGTTCTGTACGAAATCAGCTGAAACTTACGGCTGCTTCCCTACCCAAACGCTGGCTGATCTGGCGGCGGAAATCTCGAAGCAGACCGGCAAGAACATCCCTTACCGCAACCTCCCGGAAGCCGACTACGCCGCAGCGCTCGAAGGTGCTGGCTTGCCGAAGGGTCTTGCCGCAGCATTGGCTTCCTATGACGTCAGCGCCTCCCAGGGGGCTCTCTACTGGAGCGAGCGCGCCTTGGCTGAACTTATCGGGAGGCCAACCACGCCGCTTGCTATCCGCGTCGAACGTGCGCTAAACGCGTTCTGACGAACTGCCTGCCAGCCATTCGCGCACGTTCCGCTCCTTGAGTCGGTTTGCGTAGCGGAAATCAATGACCCTTGAATTCGAGCTCCAGGCGCGGCGTACCGGCCTTCAGGGCCTTGATGGCCGAAGCAAGCCCGTTCTTCACGTCTTCTGTCTCGAACAAGGGCATGGCAATGTTGAACATCACATCGTCGGCCGCCTGGATGCCGCCGTTGGCCCAGGCGCGCAGCAAGGCCTTGTGAGCGGCGTGGGCGCGTGTGGGGCCGTGCACGAACTTCGCGGCGAACGCATGCGCCGCTGCAAGCAGTTCGGCATCGGCGACGACGCGGTTGATGACGCCGAAGCGCTCCATCGTCGCGGCGGGGACACGCTCGGAAGTCAGCGCCCATTCCATGGCTCGTACGCGTCCCGCGCGTTCGGCGACGCGGTAGATGCCGCCCAACAGGGTCACTAAGGCAAGCGACTGTTCCGGATGGCAGAATGTTGCGCTTTCGGCGGCAAAGATTACATCGGCACGCAACGCCAGTTCGAAACCACCGCCTGCGCACAAGCCCTGTACCACGGCGATGACAGGCAAGGGCAGACGTTCGAAGCGATTGAAGACGTCCATGTAACCCTCGAAGCGTGCACGCAACTGGCGGGGGGGTGTCATCGGGCCAGGACGTGATGTCGCCGCCAAAGCTGAAGTTCTCGCCCTCGGCGCGCACCAGCACGACGCGTGCGTCGCTGCGTTCGATCGCGCTGACTGCCGTAGCCAGTTCGTCAACCATCTGGTCGTCGATGCGGTTTTGCGGCGAGCGATCAAGAACGATCGTTGCTATGCCGTTCTCGATGGTATGGGTGAGATGAGACATGTCGGGCTCCTGCGTGGTCGCAAGTTGAGGTTAGGAGAGGTGTTCCTTGAACCAGTCCAGCGCGGCGCTACTTGATTGATCGAATCTGGTGATGTACGGATCGAAGTGGCCGCCGGGAATCGTCACGAGGCGCTTTGGCTCAAGGGCACGCTCGTAGGCGGCCAGCTCAAGATCGGTCAGCGTGATCGTGTCCTGCAGCGCGACGATCAGCAGCAGTGGCGTGGGGGGACACGCGCGCAATCCACATGCCCGGTTCGTACATGCGCGCAGCGCGCGTCGAACGCACCGTGACGCTGTTCTCCCAGGCGCCGTCGGGTACGGGCTGCAGATAAAACTCGATGGCTTCCTGGGTGCGGTAAGCAGCAGGGACGGTCGGATCGGCGCTGACAATTGCCTGTCTACGCGGCGGCTCGCCGCGTGCTTGCGCGCGCTCGTCTGCCGCGAAGGCATCCTCGATGGCGGCGACAGCATCGGGCGGAATGCGGCGCAGTCCTTGCTCGAAGCCGCTGATCGTCGGCACCTGCGCGACGACCGCACGCAAGCGACGTTCGGTTGCGCCAAGCACGAGTGCGTGACCGCCGGAATAGCTCGTGCCCCATAAGCCGATGCGCTTCGCATCGACGGCGTCCTGGTCTTCGAGGAAGCTGATCGCGCGCCGCCAATCGGCGATCTGACACCATGGGTCGATATCCTGGCGCGGCGTGCCTTCGCTGGCGCCGAAGTTACGGTGATCGTGCAGGAGGACGACAAAGCCGTTGGAGGCAAACTGCTCAGCGAATGGCTCCAGGCCGTGCTCCTTCACGCCGGCATAACCATGCGCCATCGTGATGGCAGGATAGGGCGCGGTGCCGCCGGTGGGAACATAGAGCCAGCCGCGCAGCGTGACGCCGCCCTCGGCTTCGAACGCGATATC
This window encodes:
- a CDS encoding TetR/AcrR family transcriptional regulator; the protein is MSLNPTKPSRGRPKTLDRDHVLDVAMEAYWKEGVRSLSLNEICRRCDISKPGLYREFWNEDGLMKAVILKYQEQELDSVLEMLKAEKPFREMLDSLVSFATSVSDSQGIPKGCLLIKMRESRMHLGEATRAQIDFIQEQALTAYRKWVERAKAKCEFSADMSSEFASIYIDAQLSNAASQISRGEDPQIVKKMLLVAFSVF
- a CDS encoding alpha/beta hydrolase, which translates into the protein MFRRTDIAFEAEGGVTLRGWLYVPTGGTAPYPAITMAHGYAGVKEHGLEPFAEQFASNGFVVLLHDHRNFGASEGTPRQDIDPWCQIADWRRAISFLEDQDAVDAKRIGLWGTSYSGGHALVLGATERRLRAVVAQVPTISGFEQGLRRIPPDAVAAIEDAFAADERAQARGEPPRRQAIVSADPTVPAAYRTQEAIEFYLQPVPDGAWENSVTVRSTRAARMYEPGMWIARVSPHATAADRRAAGHDHADRS
- a CDS encoding Tat pathway signal sequence domain protein; amino-acid sequence: MFITQDCIDPQFDRPVIDSQEDLKSPVLTHRVSGHFEGTDVKFSFFFPPKAQWKGRFFHKVYPLGDGSVPDRVIKFGAESGAYTVDTVSPSGYRANAAAAKFSKMVAGEYYGFSASQIHGYIYGGSGGSYLTIAAAENSSGVWDGAVPFVIGVPTSIPTNFFVRAFARLVLEDKASHIADAMRPGGSGNPFATLDATQASVFAEVTAMGVPLRGWDNYAYILGLKDPQGLLGFASSVKGIDPGYADDFWNKPGYLGTEQSTLGNLVRRAKVDRVVSVQRIDRDSAGKPLSLHVAGLSNLKNSSWLDFTLEGAEGGNRKLLGSLDAEHGVITLSAQNQADMLNALRNGTQVRVDNRWAIALTSYHRHQVPVSGGFAVWDQFRNADGSPRYPQRPQEVGSIISTGVSGGGSFTGKINGKMIIIANALDVDAYPWDADWYGQRLKTGEGDQYDAKVRTWLNDNADHLDGSVVASGAADNQFVRLIDYNGILEQAVRDVSAWVENGIAPPRSTQYALNNGQVSLPPDASARQGIQPVVKLTSRSGERIIAKVGEPVTLLGDITVPPSAGKIVKTEWSQTGSDDFLDAPLPHQPSEALATHKTFVYSKPGTYYPVLRVISQREGDAKTDFARVANLARVRVIVN
- a CDS encoding enoyl-CoA hydratase/isomerase family protein → MTPPRQLRARFEGYMDVFNRFERLPLPVIAVVQGLCAGGGFELALRADVIFAAESATFCHPEQSLALVTLLGGIYRVAERAGRVRAMEWALTSERVPAATMERFGVINRVVADAELLAAAHAFAAKFVHGPTRAHAAHKALLRAWANGGIQAADDVMFNIAMPLFETEDVKNGLASAIKALKAGTPRLELEFKGH